Below is a window of Gossypium hirsutum isolate 1008001.06 chromosome A12, Gossypium_hirsutum_v2.1, whole genome shotgun sequence DNA.
TTTGTCCACAACCATCAACCTAACCGATCTAAACTTGATCCTAGAGCCCACACTTGTGTCTTTATTGGTTGCTCACCTACACAAAAAGGGTACAAGTGCTACTCTCCAACCTTACACCGGATGTTTTGTGTCCCTTGACGTTACTTTCTTCGAAAACGAGCCATATTTTTCAGCCTctcatcttcagggggagatACTTAGTGAAGATGAGACCTTGAGCAATCTTCTCATTATACCTTAAGACTCTATCAGCCCTACCACCACTACAAAACCTGCTGAAAATCCTATCATTATACCTCAAGACTCTATCAGCCCTACCACCACTACAAAACCTGATGAAAATCCTACAGCCACTGTTATTCCTGTTTTGGAACCTGTTTTTCCAACTCAGGGGCTTCGAGTATACTCTCGGAGACATCAGCTGCCTGAGACAGAAACAGCAGTGCCAATGCCATCTTTACCCGAGGACGGTCTTGAGGAAGAAGTTTCACCTCTTTCATCTTCCATCTATCTTCCAATGCAGTAAGAAAGGGCACTAAGAGCAGTACTCAACATCCCATTTCTCGGTTTGTATCCTATGGAAACTTGTCTAAATCCTACAATGTCTTTGTTTCTAATGTTGACTCTATAGAAACTCCAAAAAACATAGAAGAGGCTCTTAAGTCAACCAAATGGAGGCAAGCTGTGTTGGAAGAAATAAAGGCTCCTGAAGACAATGGAACTTGGGAAATATCTAAACTACCTACTGGGAAAAAGACCGTGGGTTGTAAGTGGATTTTCACCACAAAATTTAAACCAGATGGGAGCATTGATCGATACAAGGCTAGACTTGTGGCCAGGGGTTTCACTTAAACATATGGGTTGGACTATGAGGAAACATTTGCACCGATGGCCAAATTGAATACTATTCGAGTGCTTGTCTCAATTGCTGTCAACTTAGAATGGCCTTTGATCCAATTGGATGTAAAGAACGCTTTTCTCAATGGAGAATTAAACGAAGAAGTCTACATGGATTTTCCGCCTGGATTCGAAGGAAGCAAGGGCCAAGTATGCAAGTTGAAGAAGTCCTTGTATGGACTAAAGCAATCCCCTAGGGCTTGGTTTAATCGTTTTGCCAAAGCCATGACTAGTAGACATTATACTCAAGGTCAAGCTGATCACACCTTATTCTACAAACACTCGGTTAATGGGAAGTGCTGTATTCTCATTGTctatgtagatgacataatattGACAGGGGATGATTCTATTGAAATTGAAAGACTAAAAGAGTTCTTAAGTCTTGAGTTTCAACTTAAAGACTTGGGGAATCTTCAATATTTTCTAGGAATGGAGATAGCAAGGTCAAAGGCAGGTATTTCAATCTCTCAAAGAAAGTATGTTCTTGATCTACTTTCTGAAGTCGGACTGTTGGGTTGCAAACCAGCCGAGACTCCTATGGAACCCAACCTTAAATTAGGAACTGATAAGGATGGAGAAGAGGTAGACAGGGGGAGATATCAACGGTTAGTGGGAAAACTTATCTATCTTTCTCACACTCGTCCGGACATAGCTTTTGGAGTAAGTGTTATAAGTCAATTTATGCATGCTCCTAGGGAGAAACATTTGGAAGCTGCCTACAGGATATTGAGATACTTAAAAGGGACTCCTGGTAAGGGGTTGCATTTTAAGAAAGATGTAAATCGAAGCATAGAAGTCTACACTGATACAGACTGGGCAGGGGCAGTTAATGACAGGCGCTCCACAAGCGGTTATTGCAGCTATGTTTGGGGTAATCTCGTGACATGGAGGAGTAAAAAGCAATCTGTTGTGGCATGCAGCAGTGCTGAATCTGAATATAGAGCTTTGTCCCACGGTATATGTGAAGGAATGTGGTTACAACGGCTAATGGGAGAACTAAAATTATCCTATACAAAACCTATAACATTATACTGTGACAACCAGGCAGCAGTTAGCATAGCTCATAACCCTGTACACCATGACCGTACCAAGCATGTGGAAATTGATCGCCACTTTATTACGGAGAAAATTAACAAAGGGGAAGTTTGTGTTTCATATCTACCTACAAGACAACAAGTAGCAGATGTGTTAACCAAAAGCTTGAGCAGAAAAATGTTCGAAGAAATTATGGGCAAGCTGGGTTTGATTAACATCTAcactccagcttgagggggagtgttggaaTTCCTTAAATTAAGCAGATTTTCTACCTTAGTTCTAGGAATTTCCTTGTACTATTAGCcataatcaaattactaatttttagggataggctaatttctagagattatttcctttttatttttcctgctattcTTTAAAAGGCTGTAGTCAGAttagaagaaaaaagaataatTCTTCTTCCTAAACTTGTTCAAAAACATAATGCAAGTAACTGATAAGAGGGGAAAGAAAATGAAGTAAATCGTTGAacatttataaaaactaaaaaatccaGAATGGGTTTTCAACTTTAACAGGTTCGGAAAGTTATACTAAAACACCACATCTTGTAGCACTCAGCTTTGAAGAAGATTTCAGATTCTTAGAAGTACCTGAAGATATTGACGATTTAGCTGCTCCAACCAATCGATTTTCACGCAAACACTATCATCGGAGAATACATGGCTGTTTCTTTTAAGGATGGCTGATATTGTATAACCCAAGGCCATCAGCCCACCAAGAAGGCGAACACTAACTTCAAATGTAATTCTTGGAGATATGACAAATGGAATATCTGTTACCCATTCCTGAAGATGTGAATCACAAACTATCCAATCAGACTCTCATTGGTTGGGTACAGTTTCTTAGCAAACATTCACCAGCGAAGAAAGGTTAGAAATCAAGCACAACGAACACAGATGATTAGAAGAACAAAGAATCTCAATCCAACATTTAAACCCCAAAATTTTACAGATAAAGGattgttattcttttttttcttagtaAGAAGACTTCACCAAGATCTATCCACTACTAAACAACATTTGCCATTTTAATACCAACCTAGTTATTTTGATTAAGACTATTCCAGCAGGAATTCTGTAAACCTAGAATCGTCATTGGATGCTATTTGTTCAGACATGAATACAGTATCAAACGCATGCAGTGACAAACATCTTGTTTGTCATAAGTAATCTACTTAGAGCTAGACACATGCATAATTTCTCAAAACATCTACAGTGAAACCACCAGAGTTGTAAATTACCCTTAAACTATACAATATCAAACACATGCTGTGACCAACATTTTATTTATCATAGGTAATATCTACTCAGAGCTAGACGCATACATATTTCCTCAAAATACCTACAGTGAAACCTCCAGAGTTGTATGACACCCTTAACTCTTGTAATGCATGAACTATAGGACCACTGAAATTGTCAATGGCTTATGAAGATATGATCTCACGTAGGTATGACCATAGCTCATGATAATAAGAGCTAAAAAACTGAGGAACAACCTCAAACATGAGACTGTATTTTCCATCTTTATTCTGCATCCGCAGATATGATTGGCAAGAATCTGGATCTTCACCAGGAGGTAGAAGGTATATATCATAAGTCTGCTCCTCTGTTTCCATATGTGCTTTGGATACAACACTCTTAATTTGATCAACTGTGAACTTCCTTGCTGACTACAATAAACAGAAAAACTGTGATGCCAGGAGAAATAAGGACATTGATACTGGAGTAGCAATAAGTACATTACCATTTTTTTGTAACCTAGAGAGACAAGCAAAGAGGTGGGGCAAATGCTAACCTTTAAAATATAAGTGGGGCTTTGAAATCCGGTAAACGGGTTGAACTTGTTAACGACTTTTATATGTGCTGTTTGGAGATCCGGCTCAATAAAGGCCTTGTACATCGGATATACCTGCATAACAGAGAGCATGTGACTTCTTGCAGAAAACAACAATAGTGCACCGAAATGAAATTGAAGTACCTtactaaaatttaacaaaataactaCAAACTCAGCCTTTTTTCATAGCAGCAATAAATTTCACCAGAAAAAAAGAAGCTGAACATACAGTTTCAGAAATTTGGTGGATTATTTCTTCAGGTTCTTGGCCAGCACGCTGTATGTCTCGTAGAACTCGTTTAACGAGGTCAAAGTGAACTCCACCAGTGACAGATACTCGAAGATCCAGCATAGGTCTCAACTTTTCACTCAAAGCATAGATGCCTTCAATAATTACAATTCGGGAGCTTGGAACTTCAAGAGTCCTATTACAGATACATGctagattaaattaaaatctgTAACCCAGTTATGAAAGTAGTATAACCTATCTGATTAAGAGTATAATTGATCTTATACTAAGGATTTACAGTAGCAgtaaatccaattccgtaaacaACATTAATCAGGATTTCTATAATTCACAATCAAATGTTAATACTGTTACCATTTACTTTTCTTTTGGCATACCTGTGAAAACTTAATCCTTAACAGCTTTTTAAGCAAATGATAGTACTGATAAGCACTAAATGAAGCAGTGTTCAACCTGTATCCTATTCGAGAACTAGTCTTGAAATCATAGATGGGAACCTGGACATCCTTCCCTTCCTTTAAATCATGAACATTCTGGAGCAGCATATCATAATCTGTCAAGCGTGGATCTGTTGTTTAAAAGAATCAGAAGGTTCATTTTATTGCTTTGCTTGCTTTCTGTTAAGTTTGTTAAATTCCAAACAACAtcaatattcaaataaaatattaatgcaGTCAGTCATGTCTCATTTTCTTTTGACATGTAAAACTCATTCCTACAAAATAAAGTCATAAACAATACAAGTGCTGTGAAGACATCTTCAATTCTTGCCGAGAAGCTTCAACAGAATCGCATTTACAAAAGGATGGAAAATTGAGATAAAAGATGCATTTACCATCAAAGTTGCCATCAACTATCCGACTAGAATCATTATAGTTGTCCATTGTTATAATAGCAATGTTGGGCATGAAGTTGAGCATCTTTTCGGTAAATACAGTCTTCCCTGCCCCAGAAGGACCTGCTAATCCCACCAATATTATTCCATCATTTTTTTGTGCTAACGATTGGCATGCACGGATAACAATAAAGAACCCCTTCTCAAAAGACAAAGGATcttggattgaaacaatctcatGGCGATCAATATCCTTTCGCTTAACCATTGGAACTTGATCTTTTAAAAGACCTGGTTTCTTATGGCATGTTTCAACACCAGAAGCGTCTTGAGCCATTGAAAATATGACAGCTACCTCTGGCATAAGTgaacaattaaaaaatataagtagtgccagtaaaaaaattaaaatgcttTAATCTTTTCAACTTCCAGTACTAAGCGCATGCCTCCAAAAAAACGTCAATGAATTTTCATTTAACATAAGATGGACAATTTTCAACTGGAAATCGATACAGCTATTTATTTTCTGCAAATCCTTTCCACATAAAAGTTGCATGTAAAAAACCAAGAAAGTAATCCCAATCTCAGTCAATGACAAAATTGAAATAAAGAGTATAACTCGTTGGGAAAACTGAAATTATCTCgccacaaataaaaaataaaaaattgcattACTTGATAGAGGCACACTAGAAGGCAAAGTCATACAGAAATTTTAAGCAACATCAAAGTTCAACATTAGGTATAAGGTTAGGAAATGAATCACCAAGATGCCTTGATTATATAATTCTAAGCATTATACTGATCAAATGCCATGACAGCAGTTGAGGTAGAATCAAGGACTCAGTCATTTAGGCTCACCTTT
It encodes the following:
- the LOC107934769 gene encoding inorganic pyrophosphatase TTM2 isoform X4; this encodes MAQDASGVETCHKKPGLLKDQVPMVKRKDIDRHEIVSIQDPLSFEKGFFIVIRACQSLAQKNDGIILVGLAGPSGAGKTVFTEKMLNFMPNIAIITMDNYNDSSRIVDGNFDDPRLTDYDMLLQNVHDLKEGKDVQVPIYDFKTSSRIGYRTLEVPSSRIVIIEGIYALSEKLRPMLDLRVSVTGGVHFDLVKRVLRDIQRAGQEPEEIIHQISETVYPMYKAFIEPDLQTAHIKVVNKFNPFTGFQSPTYILKSARKFTVDQIKSVVSKAHMETEEQTYDIYLLPPGEDPDSCQSYLRMQNKDGKYSLMFEEWVTDIPFVISPRITFEVSVRLLGGLMALGYTISAILKRNSHVFSDDSVCVKIDWLEQLNRQYLQVQGRDRSAVKGVAERLGLEGSYIPRTYIEQIRLEKLVNEVMALPEDLKTKLSLDEDLVSSPKEALLGASMDMIALRNMHLRREKYISKFAGYSLNNQRFGERNSESALANKGFINQLSEQISSLNDRMDEFTTRVEELNSKLTIKRRTSSQQNLAFRAESCNGSRIGLGNGSIITNSSSSSQLAKDSPLMEEISTVAEGQRRIMHQLDSLNNLLHERLVERSEQANTRRKYMVAGAEPIKVPLILTTLTIGGLGIFLFRGFLCNSSSQVF
- the LOC107934769 gene encoding inorganic pyrophosphatase TTM2 isoform X1, translating into MAQDASGVETCHKKPGLLKDQVPMVKRKDIDRHEIVSIQDPLSFEKGFFIVIRACQSLAQKNDGIILVGLAGPSGAGKTVFTEKMLNFMPNIAIITMDNYNDSSRIVDGNFDDPRLTDYDMLLQNVHDLKEGKDVQVPIYDFKTSSRIGYRTLEVPSSRIVIIEGIYALSEKLRPMLDLRVSVTGGVHFDLVKRVLRDIQRAGQEPEEIIHQISETVYPMYKAFIEPDLQTAHIKVVNKFNPFTGFQSPTYILKSARKFTVDQIKSVVSKAHMETEEQTYDIYLLPPGEDPDSCQSYLRMQNKDGKYSLMFEEWVTDIPFVISPRITFEVSVRLLGGLMALGYTISAILKRNSHVFSDDSVCVKIDWLEQLNRQYLQVQGRDRSAVKGVAERLGLEGSYIPRTYIEQIRLEKLVNEVMALPEDLKTKLSLDEDLVSSPKEALLGASMDMIALRNMHLRSGMSLSYSTQREKYISKFAGYSLNNQRFGERNSESALANKGFINQLSEQISSLNDRMDEFTTRVEELNSKLTIKRRTSSQQNLAFRAESCNGSRIGLGNGSIITNSSSSSQLAKDSPLMEEQISTVAEGQRRIMHQLDSLNNLLHERLVERSEQANTRRKYMVAGAEPIKVPLILTTLTIGGLGIFLFRGFLCNSSSQVF
- the LOC107934769 gene encoding inorganic pyrophosphatase TTM2 isoform X3 → MAQDASGVETCHKKPGLLKDQVPMVKRKDIDRHEIVSIQDPLSFEKGFFIVIRACQSLAQKNDGIILVGLAGPSGAGKTVFTEKMLNFMPNIAIITMDNYNDSSRIVDGNFDDPRLTDYDMLLQNVHDLKEGKDVQVPIYDFKTSSRIGYRTLEVPSSRIVIIEGIYALSEKLRPMLDLRVSVTGGVHFDLVKRVLRDIQRAGQEPEEIIHQISETVYPMYKAFIEPDLQTAHIKVVNKFNPFTGFQSPTYILKSARKFTVDQIKSVVSKAHMETEEQTYDIYLLPPGEDPDSCQSYLRMQNKDGKYSLMFEEWVTDIPFVISPRITFEVSVRLLGGLMALGYTISAILKRNSHVFSDDSVCVKIDWLEQLNRQYLQVQGRDRSAVKGVAERLGLEGSYIPRTYIEQIRLEKLVNEVMALPEDLKTKLSLDEDLVSSPKEALLGASMDMIALRNMHLRREKYISKFAGYSLNNQRFGERNSESALANKGFINQLSEQISSLNDRMDEFTTRVEELNSKLTIKRRTSSQQNLAFRAESCNGSRIGLGNGSIITNSSSSSQLAKDSPLMEEQISTVAEGQRRIMHQLDSLNNLLHERLVERSEQANTRRKYMVAGAEPIKVPLILTTLTIGGLGIFLFRGFLCNSSSQVF
- the LOC107934769 gene encoding inorganic pyrophosphatase TTM2 isoform X2 gives rise to the protein MAQDASGVETCHKKPGLLKDQVPMVKRKDIDRHEIVSIQDPLSFEKGFFIVIRACQSLAQKNDGIILVGLAGPSGAGKTVFTEKMLNFMPNIAIITMDNYNDSSRIVDGNFDDPRLTDYDMLLQNVHDLKEGKDVQVPIYDFKTSSRIGYRTLEVPSSRIVIIEGIYALSEKLRPMLDLRVSVTGGVHFDLVKRVLRDIQRAGQEPEEIIHQISETVYPMYKAFIEPDLQTAHIKVVNKFNPFTGFQSPTYILKSARKFTVDQIKSVVSKAHMETEEQTYDIYLLPPGEDPDSCQSYLRMQNKDGKYSLMFEEWVTDIPFVISPRITFEVSVRLLGGLMALGYTISAILKRNSHVFSDDSVCVKIDWLEQLNRQYLQVQGRDRSAVKGVAERLGLEGSYIPRTYIEQIRLEKLVNEVMALPEDLKTKLSLDEDLVSSPKEALLGASMDMIALRNMHLRSGMSLSYSTQREKYISKFAGYSLNNQRFGERNSESALANKGFINQLSEQISSLNDRMDEFTTRVEELNSKLTIKRRTSSQQNLAFRAESCNGSRIGLGNGSIITNSSSSSQLAKDSPLMEEISTVAEGQRRIMHQLDSLNNLLHERLVERSEQANTRRKYMVAGAEPIKVPLILTTLTIGGLGIFLFRGFLCNSSSQVF